Sequence from the Nitrospirota bacterium genome:
CAGGAAATCTTATATCACTATTGTGGAAAAAGTGGGGAATTACTTTGATACTAACTGGGGAATTATTCTGATACCAGGTGGGGAATTATTTTGATACTAACTGGGGAATTTCGCTGATACTCGACATCTAGATTTTGAACAGTCGTTTTTGCCTGTTCTTTTGCCCGCTGTTCGTCTTTATCCAGCTCACACAATACGTGGCCCGTGTCTTGGCTCGACAAAGAAACTTTTTGAAGATGGGCTTTAATCTGGTCGAGAAGGTTTTCTTCCCTTAAAAAGTGTTTTTCCTGACAGGGCCCCTTTTTCTTGGTGCAATGATAATAATGATGTCCTTTTTGTGTCTCAGCGGTGATTGAACAGCCGCAGGAAGCGCACTTCATTAACCCAAGAAAGGCAAAGCCGTGTTTTCTGACTTTTTGTGGTTTTCCTTTGTCTTGGATAATTTCTTGAACCCTATCAAAAAGTTTCTTTGAGATTAGCGGCTCGTGAGCTCCTTCAAAGACTTCGTCTTTATATTTCATAAGGCCAGTGTAGAAAATATTTTGTAGCATCCTGTGAATATTGCCTATTGAAATGTCTTTGCCGAGATTTCCTTTCAAGCCTTTGTCTCTACACCAATCTGAGAGAGAATCTAATGTGTAATTTTCTGTTGAGTAAAGTTCAAAGAGTTTTTTGACTTTAGGGGCTTTGTCTTTATCGATATCAATCATTCTGGTTTTAGGGTTATTGAGGTAGCCAACCGGAGCCCAGCCGGGCCAGACTCCGTTTCTGATTTTCTGCCTAAGACCTCTTTTTACATTCTCTCGCAGATTATCTACAAAATATTTTGATTGACCAAAGGCAATATTTAGCATAAATAACCCTTGCGGTGTTGGTTCAAACCAGAAGGTAGGAAACTTGAGGGACTTAATCAAACCGCAATCTATCAGATAGATAATTTTACCTCCATCAACAGAATTACGGGCAAGGCGGTCAGGATGCCATGCCAAAATTCCATTGGCTTTTCCTTTTTTAATCAATGA
This genomic interval carries:
- a CDS encoding recombinase family protein, coding for MRYFIYARKSTEDEDRQVLSIEAQLQELKEFAAKEKLGIVASFQEAKTAKEPGRTKFAEMLSLIKKGKANGILAWHPDRLARNSVDGGKIIYLIDCGLIKSLKFPTFWFEPTPQGLFMLNIAFGQSKYFVDNLRENVKRGLRQKIRNGVWPGWAPVGYLNNPKTRMIDIDKDKAPKVKKLFELYSTENYTLDSLSDWCRDKGLKGNLGKDISIGNIHRMLQNIFYTGLMKYKDEVFEGAHEPLISKKLFDRVQEIIQDKGKPQKVRKHGFAFLGLMKCASCGCSITAETQKGHHYYHCTKKKGPCQEKHFLREENLLDQIKAHLQKVSLSSQDTGHVLCELDKDEQRAKEQAKTTVQNLDVEYQRNSPVSIKIIPHLVSE